The Planococcus liqunii genome includes a region encoding these proteins:
- the hemH gene encoding ferrochelatase, whose product MGLLVMAYGTPYEEADIERYYTHIRRGRKPSEESLEDLRSRYKAIGGLSPLAKITQDQADALGARLNEMQDEIDFKVYLGLKHIEPFVEDGVEAMRADGITEAVSIVLAPHFSTFSVKSYNGRAAEAAEKAGISLTSVESWYTEPKFIQYWSEKVSAAFAEMSEEEREKACLIVSAHSLPEKIIANGDPYPEQLKETAVLVSEAAGVNNVEVGWQSAGQTPEPWIGPDVQDLTRELFTEKGYTSFVYTPVGFVADHLEVLFDNDYECKVVCDEIGATYRRPEMPNVQPLFIDGLADVVLNKLAEK is encoded by the coding sequence ATGGGACTATTAGTGATGGCGTATGGCACGCCTTACGAAGAAGCAGATATTGAACGCTATTACACGCATATTCGCCGCGGCCGCAAACCGAGCGAAGAAAGCTTGGAAGACTTGCGCAGCCGCTATAAAGCGATTGGCGGCCTTTCACCGCTTGCTAAAATTACACAAGACCAGGCAGACGCACTAGGCGCCCGCTTGAACGAAATGCAGGACGAGATCGATTTCAAAGTATATCTTGGCTTAAAGCACATTGAGCCATTTGTAGAAGACGGTGTTGAAGCGATGCGTGCTGACGGCATCACTGAAGCGGTTTCGATTGTTTTGGCTCCTCACTTTTCAACATTCTCAGTCAAGTCCTATAACGGACGTGCTGCAGAAGCCGCTGAAAAAGCGGGCATTTCACTGACTTCCGTGGAAAGCTGGTATACCGAGCCGAAATTCATCCAATACTGGAGCGAAAAAGTAAGCGCCGCTTTTGCTGAAATGTCAGAAGAAGAGCGCGAAAAAGCATGCCTGATCGTTTCTGCGCATTCCTTGCCGGAAAAAATCATCGCTAATGGAGACCCGTATCCTGAACAATTGAAAGAAACAGCTGTATTGGTTTCTGAAGCTGCCGGAGTGAATAATGTGGAAGTGGGCTGGCAGAGCGCCGGACAGACACCGGAGCCTTGGATTGGCCCCGATGTTCAGGACTTGACACGTGAATTGTTCACTGAAAAAGGCTATACATCGTTTGTCTACACGCCAGTCGGCTTTGTGGCCGATCATTTGGAAGTGTTATTCGACAACGATTATGAGTGTAAAGTCGTGTGCGACGAAATTGGCGCAACTTACAGACGTCCGGAAATGCCGAACGTTCAGCCATTGTTTATCGATGGACTGGCAGATGTCGTTTTGAATAAGTTAGCTGAAAAATAA
- a CDS encoding FixH family protein has product MKKLMGLALPLLLLAACGSEEADSAGTGNSLEEVVVEINTPQTVEQTGEVVLSATVTQGDEAVEDADEVVYEVWESGHRDSSEMIEAEHTGDGVYEAETAFEEEGVYLIQAHTSARRLHVMPKQEITVGSPDPASVVPDDSDDAEGMDKMGDHSGH; this is encoded by the coding sequence ATGAAGAAATTGATGGGGCTGGCGCTGCCGTTATTGTTATTGGCGGCATGCGGCAGTGAAGAAGCCGATTCAGCCGGAACCGGCAACTCGCTGGAAGAAGTTGTGGTGGAGATCAACACGCCGCAAACAGTGGAACAGACTGGAGAAGTCGTGCTGTCGGCTACGGTTACGCAAGGCGATGAAGCTGTCGAAGATGCAGATGAAGTCGTTTACGAAGTTTGGGAGTCGGGACATCGCGACAGCAGTGAAATGATTGAAGCGGAACATACAGGCGATGGCGTTTATGAAGCCGAGACCGCCTTTGAAGAAGAAGGCGTGTACTTGATCCAGGCGCATACCAGCGCCCGCCGCCTGCACGTAATGCCAAAACAGGAAATTACTGTAGGCAGTCCGGATCCGGCATCTGTCGTACCGGATGACAGCGATGACGCAGAGGGCATGGACAAAATGGGAGACCATTCCGGCCACTGA
- a CDS encoding lipoate--protein ligase — MYFVDNKGITDPRINLAIEEYLLKTMDVEKDPFLLFYINEPSIIIGKNQNTAEEINTDYVDSNGIHVVRRLSGGGAVYHDLGNLNYSFITVDDGNSFRNFRKFTEPVVHALQSLGVNAELSGRNDLMVEGRKVSGNAQFSTRGRMFSHGTLMFDTEVDAVVSALKVSKEKIESKGIKSIRSRVANISEFLKEPMTVTEFRSAILASLFDGEENIQYWELTDQDWENIRQLSKERYGNWDWNYGKSPKFNVKHSHRFPVGGIDVRLQVENGIVQDANIYGDFFGVGDVAEIEQAITGVKYERASLDEAISGFDIPTYLGGITKEEFLKLIY; from the coding sequence ATGTATTTTGTAGACAATAAAGGCATTACCGACCCGCGCATTAACTTGGCAATTGAAGAATACTTGCTAAAGACAATGGACGTAGAAAAAGATCCATTTTTGCTGTTTTACATAAACGAACCTTCCATCATTATCGGCAAAAACCAAAACACGGCAGAAGAAATCAACACCGACTATGTTGATTCAAACGGCATTCATGTTGTCCGCCGCCTGTCCGGAGGCGGCGCCGTCTATCATGACCTCGGCAACTTGAACTACAGCTTTATCACAGTCGACGACGGCAACAGCTTCCGCAATTTCCGGAAGTTCACTGAGCCTGTTGTACATGCTTTGCAAAGCCTCGGCGTCAATGCGGAACTATCCGGCCGCAATGATTTGATGGTAGAAGGGCGCAAAGTTTCCGGCAATGCTCAATTCTCTACTCGCGGCCGCATGTTCAGCCATGGAACGCTGATGTTCGATACAGAAGTGGATGCAGTTGTGTCAGCATTAAAAGTCAGCAAAGAAAAAATCGAGTCCAAAGGCATCAAGTCGATCCGCAGCCGCGTCGCGAATATTTCGGAGTTTCTGAAAGAGCCGATGACGGTCACAGAATTCCGTTCAGCGATTTTGGCTTCGCTGTTTGACGGCGAAGAAAACATTCAGTACTGGGAGTTGACGGACCAGGATTGGGAAAACATCCGCCAATTGTCAAAAGAGCGCTATGGCAACTGGGACTGGAACTACGGAAAATCGCCTAAGTTCAATGTGAAGCATTCCCACCGCTTCCCGGTCGGCGGCATTGATGTCCGTCTTCAAGTGGAAAATGGCATTGTACAGGATGCCAATATTTACGGCGACTTTTTTGGAGTTGGCGATGTGGCGGAAATTGAACAAGCCATTACTGGCGTTAAATACGAACGGGCTTCACTTGATGAAGCCATCAGCGGATTTGATATCCCGACGTATCTTGGCGGCATCACGAAAGAAGAATTCCTGAAATTAATTTATTAA
- a CDS encoding response regulator transcription factor: protein MAAQRIFIVEDDLKIAAMLAETLRKYHYDVETAKDFDHILEEFEAFDPHMVLLDINLPSYDGYYWCRQLRQTSTCPILFISARSGEMDQVFALENGGDDFITKPFHYEIVLAKIRSHLRRAYGEYAPKQEERSVKAGRISLFLERMELHVKTAVIPLQKKECTIMELLLAHYPKVVTREQLLEELWDDQAFVDENTLNVNMTRVRKKLADYEVLSSIETVRGSGYRLLIHEEEL from the coding sequence ATGGCAGCTCAAAGAATTTTCATAGTGGAAGATGATTTGAAAATAGCGGCAATGCTGGCCGAGACTTTACGCAAATACCATTACGATGTGGAAACCGCAAAAGATTTCGACCACATTCTTGAAGAGTTTGAGGCATTTGATCCCCATATGGTTCTGCTCGATATCAATTTGCCTTCTTACGATGGATACTATTGGTGCCGCCAATTGCGCCAAACATCCACTTGCCCGATTTTATTCATTTCCGCCAGGTCAGGGGAAATGGATCAGGTTTTTGCTCTTGAAAATGGCGGGGATGATTTCATTACGAAACCTTTCCATTATGAAATCGTCCTTGCAAAAATAAGAAGCCATCTGCGCAGAGCTTATGGGGAATATGCTCCAAAGCAGGAAGAGCGTTCAGTGAAGGCGGGGCGAATCTCGCTGTTCCTCGAACGAATGGAGCTCCATGTAAAGACGGCGGTCATTCCGCTGCAGAAAAAAGAATGCACCATCATGGAATTGTTGTTGGCCCACTATCCGAAAGTGGTGACCCGGGAGCAATTGCTGGAAGAGCTTTGGGATGACCAGGCTTTCGTGGACGAAAATACGCTGAATGTCAACATGACGCGTGTCCGTAAAAAACTGGCGGATTATGAAGTGCTGTCTTCCATTGAAACAGTCCGGGGCTCCGGTTACCGGTTGCTGATTCATGAGGAGGAACTGTAA
- the yhfH gene encoding protein YhfH: protein MENVVEFFKNLPAKKCSNCGEKIEEQHECYGSQCEKCDEL from the coding sequence ATGGAAAACGTAGTGGAATTTTTCAAGAACCTGCCCGCGAAAAAATGCTCGAATTGTGGAGAAAAGATCGAAGAACAGCATGAATGTTATGGTAGCCAATGTGAAAAGTGCGACGAATTATAA
- the hemE gene encoding uroporphyrinogen decarboxylase — protein sequence MTEFNDTFLRAARGEKADHTPVWFMRQAGRSQPEYRKIKEKYSLEEITHQPELCAYVTKLPVDQYNVDAAVLYKDIVTPLPAIGVDVKIKAGVGPVIDNPIRTMADIERLGEINPEKDVDFVLETIRILTQEQLNVPLIGFSGAPFTLASYMIEGGPSKSYNKTKAMMVSQPEMWFLLMDKLADTIIPYVKAQIKAGAKVIQIFDSWVGALNVEDYRIFIKPVMDRIFSELRTEGVPLIIFGVGASHLAKEWHDLPVDVVGLDWRLPISEARAMGLTKTLQGNFDPSYLLADWPTIEKRVKAILDMGLQQDGYIFNLGHGVFPEVQPDTLKRLTSFVHEYSAAHKARV from the coding sequence ATGACTGAATTTAACGATACTTTTTTGAGGGCGGCGCGCGGAGAGAAAGCGGATCACACACCGGTGTGGTTTATGCGCCAAGCTGGCCGTTCACAGCCTGAATACCGCAAGATCAAAGAAAAATACTCGCTAGAAGAAATTACACATCAACCCGAACTTTGTGCGTATGTGACAAAGCTTCCTGTCGACCAATACAATGTGGATGCGGCTGTTCTTTACAAAGACATCGTCACTCCGCTGCCTGCAATTGGCGTAGATGTGAAAATCAAAGCGGGAGTTGGCCCGGTCATCGACAATCCGATCCGCACCATGGCGGATATCGAACGATTGGGTGAGATCAATCCGGAGAAAGATGTGGATTTTGTATTGGAAACGATCCGCATTTTGACGCAGGAACAATTGAATGTGCCATTGATCGGCTTTTCGGGTGCACCGTTCACACTGGCGAGCTATATGATCGAAGGCGGCCCGTCGAAAAGCTACAATAAAACAAAAGCCATGATGGTTTCTCAACCGGAAATGTGGTTTTTGTTGATGGACAAGCTTGCTGATACCATCATCCCTTACGTAAAAGCTCAAATCAAAGCAGGGGCGAAAGTAATCCAGATTTTTGATTCGTGGGTAGGGGCTTTAAATGTGGAAGATTACCGCATTTTCATCAAGCCGGTAATGGACCGCATCTTCTCGGAACTTCGCACAGAAGGCGTACCGTTGATCATTTTCGGCGTTGGGGCAAGCCATTTGGCAAAAGAGTGGCATGACCTTCCTGTAGACGTTGTCGGGCTTGACTGGCGTCTGCCGATTTCTGAAGCGCGTGCAATGGGATTAACGAAAACCCTCCAAGGGAATTTCGATCCTTCTTATTTGCTGGCAGACTGGCCGACTATCGAAAAACGCGTAAAAGCGATTTTGGATATGGGCTTGCAGCAGGATGGCTACATTTTCAACTTGGGCCACGGCGTGTTCCCGGAAGTTCAGCCGGATACGCTTAAGCGTTTGACTTCATTTGTCCATGAATACAGCGCTGCCCATAAAGCACGCGTTTAA
- a CDS encoding sensor histidine kinase, which produces MFRLFFKEHAAFIVFQAVLVAFIMALYWLDGFRNVDTAIYSFVISTLLVVTFLAARFVKRYHFYQKILAIPDRMEHAIQREARSPEQLQSERYLQELYRLYQNEAQALYASQNRHLQFMNQWVHQMKTPLSVMQLLLQEEGELDKNSVREEVDRLKSGLDTVLMNARLDTFEDDMQIEQVSLRAMVAEIVTENKRLFISKRVYPEIDMAEDCVVATDRKWMKFIVGQFLTNALKYTFEPNKKVYLHAECADGNAVLTVRDEGIGIPSSDLPRITKAFFTGENGRKTGESTGMGLYLAKEVCDKLGHKLTISSERGQGTAVSVSFFNQDSTTGGQDDVFIENQRSDESVRREGHPSGVESTELRSGKR; this is translated from the coding sequence ATGTTTCGCTTGTTTTTTAAAGAACATGCTGCATTTATTGTCTTTCAGGCGGTGCTGGTAGCGTTCATCATGGCGCTGTACTGGCTCGACGGCTTCCGGAACGTCGATACAGCCATTTACTCGTTTGTCATCAGCACATTACTGGTTGTCACTTTTTTAGCTGCGCGTTTTGTGAAGCGGTATCATTTTTATCAAAAGATCCTGGCAATTCCGGACCGGATGGAACATGCCATCCAGCGGGAAGCCCGCTCTCCGGAACAGCTTCAAAGCGAAAGGTATTTGCAGGAACTGTACCGGCTCTACCAGAACGAAGCGCAGGCACTTTATGCTTCTCAAAACCGCCATCTTCAGTTTATGAACCAGTGGGTGCACCAGATGAAAACCCCTTTATCCGTTATGCAATTATTGCTTCAGGAAGAAGGGGAGCTCGACAAAAACAGTGTCCGTGAAGAAGTGGACCGGTTAAAGTCGGGCCTCGATACGGTATTGATGAATGCACGGCTGGATACCTTTGAAGATGATATGCAAATCGAACAAGTCTCGCTGCGCGCCATGGTAGCGGAAATCGTCACAGAAAACAAGCGCTTGTTTATTTCCAAACGCGTGTATCCGGAAATCGATATGGCCGAAGACTGCGTCGTGGCAACTGACCGGAAATGGATGAAGTTTATTGTGGGCCAGTTTTTAACAAACGCCTTAAAATATACCTTTGAACCGAACAAGAAAGTGTATCTTCATGCCGAATGTGCAGACGGCAATGCCGTTTTAACGGTTCGGGATGAAGGAATCGGCATTCCGTCCTCGGACTTGCCGCGTATTACAAAAGCCTTTTTCACAGGGGAAAATGGACGGAAGACCGGGGAGTCCACAGGAATGGGCTTGTATTTGGCAAAAGAAGTATGCGATAAACTTGGACATAAGCTGACAATTTCCTCGGAACGGGGACAAGGAACTGCCGTATCGGTATCGTTCTTCAACCAAGACTCAACAACAGGAGGCCAAGACGATGTCTTTATTGAAAATCAACGAAGTGACGAAAGTGTACGAAGGGAAGGTCACCCATCGGGCGTTGAATCAACTGAGCTTCGAAGTGGAAAAAGGTGA
- a CDS encoding ABC transporter ATP-binding protein, which translates to MSLLKINEVTKVYEGKVTHRALNQLSFEVEKGEFLAVMGPSGSGKTTLLNLISTIDSLTAGEILIDGINPHRLDKNELALFRRRKLGFVFQDFNLLQMLTVEENLVLPLTLDYVPINDMATRVLELAKRLDLTSILHKRPNEISGGEAQRTAIGRALIHKPAIILADEPTGNLDSKASRDVLDLLSKVSANEGATIVMVTHDPIAASYCDRVLFIKDGEFFNEIYGDERRQTFYQRILNVLSLLGGNVNDLSATRLP; encoded by the coding sequence ATGTCTTTATTGAAAATCAACGAAGTGACGAAAGTGTACGAAGGGAAGGTCACCCATCGGGCGTTGAATCAACTGAGCTTCGAAGTGGAAAAAGGTGAATTTCTGGCTGTCATGGGCCCTTCCGGCAGCGGAAAAACGACGCTGCTCAACTTGATTTCAACAATCGATTCGCTGACTGCCGGTGAAATTCTCATCGACGGCATTAATCCCCATCGCCTGGACAAAAATGAACTTGCGCTGTTCAGACGGCGCAAACTTGGCTTTGTGTTCCAGGATTTCAATTTGCTGCAGATGCTGACAGTGGAAGAAAATCTGGTGCTGCCGCTGACACTGGATTATGTGCCGATCAATGATATGGCGACGCGTGTATTGGAACTGGCCAAACGGCTCGATTTAACGTCCATTCTCCATAAGCGCCCGAATGAAATATCCGGCGGGGAAGCCCAGCGGACCGCAATCGGCCGGGCATTGATCCACAAGCCGGCCATTATTCTGGCCGATGAACCGACGGGGAACCTGGATTCAAAAGCATCCCGGGACGTCCTTGATTTATTATCGAAAGTCAGTGCCAACGAAGGGGCTACCATTGTGATGGTGACGCACGATCCCATCGCTGCCAGCTACTGCGACCGGGTGCTGTTCATCAAAGACGGGGAATTTTTCAATGAAATCTATGGCGATGAACGCCGTCAGACATTCTATCAAAGGATCTTGAATGTTCTATCCTTGCTTGGAGGAAACGTGAATGACCTTTCGGCAACTCGCTTACCATAA
- the hemY gene encoding protoporphyrinogen oxidase — MAERTRKVAVVGGGITGLSAAYYLQKQAKELGVSLEVTLIEATHRLGGKIQTLRKDGFVIERGSDSFLSRTKNINALVKELGIEDQLVESGAGETYVMVEDKLHPVPKGSVMGVPTAVGPFLASSLYSWSGKVRAAGDLILPKSKKTADQPVGPFVRRRFGNEVVENLIEPLFSGFFSGDIDRLSLDATFPAFQEIEQQHRSLIYGMKKNERICPNEYTTNKRGVFRSFKNGMETLVTAIEKELTASTILKGVKVVQIAENNGQAVLKLNNESTLVVDEVIFALPHTKVQPLFEPYGLLEELKAMPATSVATVSMAFPAESVREFADRAMGFVVARNSDLSITACIASHCKWPSQTPEGKMLFKAFIGRVGDEAVVELSDKEIEKTVLADLQKAMAIEAEPEFTIVSRWSEAMPQYLVGHKARVEKARREVEKDFPMVQVIGSSFEGFGLQGCVDQGKAAAQQILGNCQVEQEMRR, encoded by the coding sequence GTGGCGGAACGAACGCGAAAAGTAGCAGTCGTGGGCGGAGGAATCACAGGTCTGTCTGCTGCTTACTATTTACAAAAACAAGCGAAGGAACTTGGCGTTTCATTGGAAGTCACCTTGATCGAGGCGACGCACCGCCTAGGCGGAAAAATCCAAACGCTGCGCAAAGACGGTTTTGTAATTGAGCGTGGGTCAGATTCGTTTCTCTCCCGTACGAAAAATATTAATGCATTGGTGAAGGAATTGGGAATTGAAGATCAGCTGGTGGAAAGCGGTGCAGGGGAAACGTATGTCATGGTGGAAGATAAACTGCATCCTGTACCGAAAGGCTCGGTGATGGGCGTACCGACAGCCGTCGGTCCGTTTTTGGCTTCGTCGCTGTATTCATGGAGCGGCAAAGTCCGAGCGGCAGGCGACCTGATTCTCCCCAAATCCAAAAAAACAGCCGATCAGCCGGTCGGCCCTTTTGTACGGCGCCGTTTTGGCAATGAAGTCGTTGAAAACTTGATTGAACCGCTGTTTTCCGGATTTTTCTCCGGGGACATCGACCGTTTAAGTCTAGACGCTACATTCCCGGCATTCCAGGAAATCGAGCAGCAGCACCGCAGCCTGATTTATGGGATGAAAAAAAACGAACGGATTTGTCCGAACGAATACACTACCAATAAAAGAGGGGTTTTCCGGTCTTTTAAAAATGGAATGGAAACGCTGGTGACCGCAATTGAAAAAGAACTTACTGCTTCCACCATATTAAAAGGCGTCAAAGTGGTTCAGATTGCGGAAAACAACGGCCAAGCCGTTTTAAAGCTGAATAATGAGTCGACGTTGGTTGTGGATGAGGTGATTTTTGCGCTTCCTCATACGAAAGTCCAACCCTTATTCGAACCTTACGGGTTATTGGAAGAGCTAAAAGCGATGCCGGCAACTTCAGTGGCAACCGTGTCGATGGCGTTTCCTGCAGAATCGGTTCGCGAATTCGCGGATCGGGCAATGGGGTTTGTCGTGGCGCGAAACAGTGATTTATCCATTACCGCGTGCATTGCTTCACATTGCAAATGGCCATCCCAAACGCCGGAAGGCAAAATGCTGTTTAAAGCTTTTATTGGCCGCGTAGGAGACGAAGCAGTGGTGGAATTATCGGATAAAGAAATTGAAAAAACCGTCCTGGCAGATTTGCAAAAGGCGATGGCCATTGAAGCGGAGCCGGAATTCACGATCGTTTCGCGCTGGTCAGAAGCGATGCCGCAATATTTGGTTGGACATAAAGCACGTGTGGAAAAAGCACGCAGAGAAGTGGAAAAAGACTTTCCCATGGTTCAGGTCATCGGCAGTTCGTTTGAAGGATTTGGCTTGCAAGGCTGTGTGGACCAAGGCAAAGCAGCAGCACAGCAAATTCTTGGGAATTGCCAAGTGGAACAGGAAATGCGGAGGTAG
- a CDS encoding antibiotic biosynthesis monooxygenase family protein: MNLFMTTGTYDFMKKMREKHPNETMVLMQGENTTLLLHETEGKTIFQTPRRYEVVDGTGTFKEKGFFVFNNIPVTDEGRPIFEHRFKNRAGAIENEPGYVAFRVLRPLDSDTYVVLTEWESPAFFEKWKESQAFSKAHAKPAENAGEKRPNIFSGASYITTYKAKPEDE; this comes from the coding sequence ATGAATTTATTTATGACGACAGGCACTTATGATTTTATGAAGAAAATGCGGGAAAAACATCCCAATGAAACGATGGTGCTGATGCAGGGCGAAAACACCACTTTGCTGCTGCATGAAACAGAAGGCAAAACCATCTTCCAGACACCGCGCCGATATGAAGTGGTGGATGGTACCGGCACCTTTAAAGAAAAAGGCTTTTTTGTATTCAATAATATTCCGGTTACAGATGAAGGCCGGCCGATTTTTGAGCACCGCTTTAAAAACCGCGCCGGTGCCATCGAAAACGAGCCTGGCTATGTGGCGTTCCGGGTACTGCGCCCATTGGATTCCGATACGTATGTGGTATTAACCGAATGGGAATCACCGGCGTTCTTTGAGAAATGGAAAGAATCGCAGGCTTTTTCGAAAGCACACGCAAAACCAGCGGAGAATGCCGGCGAGAAACGCCCGAACATTTTCTCAGGCGCTTCTTATATTACGACCTACAAAGCAAAACCGGAAGACGAATAA
- a CDS encoding sodium:calcium antiporter encodes MAFVYFILAAIVTVFAAVKLSQYADVISEKTSMGGMMVGTLLLAGATSLPEISTSFSAAAIGNADIAVGNMIGSNLFNLFILAAFDFLLRRRRILERASRDHIYTLFLGLLLTVLVILALWLRLDASILGIGLDAWIIALAYIFGMLAINKLPKSEPAATQSLPQTEPANPSASLSARAAIARFIAAAIIILGAGTALSITGDQIAVITGIGSSFIGSFLIAATTSLPEAISVFVALRLSNVNMAVGAVLGSNVFNMIILAISDPVYTAGPILSAVSNSHLIIAVGVLFMSLLVLYSLLQKKTISNFKYALPSAIVILIYFIASYLNFTY; translated from the coding sequence TTGGCATTTGTTTACTTCATCCTCGCTGCTATCGTGACCGTTTTTGCTGCCGTCAAGCTTTCGCAGTATGCAGATGTTATCAGTGAAAAAACTTCCATGGGCGGTATGATGGTCGGCACTTTGCTGTTGGCTGGGGCCACTTCGCTCCCGGAAATTTCCACCAGCTTTTCAGCGGCCGCCATCGGAAATGCAGATATCGCAGTCGGCAATATGATCGGCTCCAACCTGTTTAATCTTTTCATTTTGGCAGCGTTCGATTTTTTGCTGCGTAGACGCCGGATTTTAGAGCGTGCATCTAGAGACCATATCTATACACTGTTTCTTGGATTATTATTGACCGTCTTGGTTATTTTAGCTCTTTGGCTGCGGCTTGATGCATCCATCTTAGGAATTGGACTGGACGCTTGGATTATAGCGCTTGCTTATATCTTCGGAATGCTCGCGATCAACAAGTTGCCCAAATCTGAACCTGCTGCAACACAAAGCCTGCCACAAACAGAACCTGCTAACCCGAGTGCTTCCCTGTCTGCAAGGGCGGCGATTGCACGATTCATCGCAGCGGCTATCATCATACTTGGCGCCGGTACTGCATTGTCCATAACAGGCGACCAAATTGCGGTTATTACCGGCATTGGCTCTAGCTTTATTGGCAGTTTTCTAATCGCAGCTACGACTTCCCTGCCGGAAGCCATTTCCGTCTTTGTTGCTCTGCGGCTAAGCAATGTCAATATGGCGGTTGGAGCTGTCCTGGGGAGCAATGTGTTTAACATGATCATTCTGGCAATTTCAGACCCGGTTTATACAGCGGGACCAATCCTGTCTGCCGTGTCAAATTCGCATCTGATCATTGCTGTCGGCGTACTCTTTATGTCGCTGCTCGTGCTTTACTCGCTGCTTCAGAAAAAGACGATTTCCAATTTCAAATATGCGCTGCCGTCGGCAATTGTCATTTTGATTTATTTCATCGCTTCCTATTTGAATTTCACTTATTAA